One window from the genome of Rhodopseudomonas sp. P2A-2r encodes:
- a CDS encoding integration host factor subunit beta, whose protein sequence is MIKSELVQRIAEHNPHLYQRDVENIVNAILDEIVAALARGDRVELRGFGAFSVKHRPARAGRNPRTGAHVPVDQKSVPFFKTGKEMRERLNRDAGAPEASA, encoded by the coding sequence ATGATCAAATCCGAACTCGTTCAGCGTATCGCCGAGCACAACCCGCATCTGTATCAGCGGGATGTGGAGAACATCGTGAATGCGATCCTCGACGAGATCGTCGCGGCATTGGCGCGCGGCGACCGGGTGGAACTGCGCGGCTTCGGCGCCTTTTCGGTGAAGCATCGCCCGGCCCGCGCCGGTCGCAACCCGCGCACCGGCGCCCATGTGCCGGTGGACCAGAAGAGCGTGCCGTTCTTCAAGACCGGCAAGGAAATGCGCGAGCGGCTGAATCGCGACGCCGGGGCTCCCGAAGCGAGCGCGTGA
- the sppA gene encoding signal peptide peptidase SppA, with protein MSLDSDVIVDRRRMRRKLTFWRVSAVLVAIVAVVGAGLIVNRSGTALTASGSIARIHIEGLIRSDNDRIEALERLEKSGAAAVVVHINSPGGTTAGSEQLYDALTRLKAKKPMVVVVEGLAASGGYIAAIASDHIVAQQSSLVGSIGVLFQFPNFGELMKTVGVKVEEVKSSPLKAAPNGFEPTSPEARAALESLVKDSYAWFRGLVQTRRGMDDALLDKVADGRVFTGRQAVNLKLIDQLGDEKTAVEWLVSEKKVKSGLPVRDFKLAPKFGDLTFLRAAASIALDAVGLGAVARQVEQGGLDQAVAHLSLDGMLALWRPATAN; from the coding sequence ATGTCGCTTGATTCCGATGTGATCGTCGACCGCCGCCGGATGCGGCGCAAGCTGACGTTCTGGCGCGTCAGCGCGGTGCTGGTGGCGATCGTCGCCGTGGTCGGTGCCGGACTCATCGTCAACCGCTCAGGCACCGCGCTGACAGCCTCCGGCTCGATCGCGAGGATCCATATCGAAGGCCTGATCCGCAGCGACAACGATCGTATCGAGGCGCTGGAGCGGCTGGAGAAGTCCGGCGCTGCGGCGGTCGTGGTCCATATCAATTCGCCGGGCGGCACCACCGCCGGCTCCGAGCAGCTCTACGACGCGCTGACGCGCCTGAAGGCGAAGAAGCCGATGGTGGTGGTGGTCGAGGGCCTCGCCGCGTCCGGCGGCTATATCGCCGCCATCGCATCCGACCATATCGTGGCGCAGCAGAGCTCGCTGGTCGGCTCGATCGGCGTGCTGTTCCAGTTTCCGAATTTCGGCGAGCTGATGAAGACCGTCGGCGTCAAAGTCGAGGAAGTGAAATCGTCGCCGCTGAAGGCCGCGCCCAACGGCTTCGAGCCCACCAGCCCGGAAGCGCGCGCCGCGCTGGAATCGCTGGTCAAGGATTCCTACGCCTGGTTTCGCGGCCTGGTGCAGACCCGGCGCGGCATGGACGATGCGCTGCTCGACAAGGTCGCCGATGGGCGGGTGTTCACCGGACGGCAGGCCGTCAATCTCAAGCTGATCGATCAGCTGGGCGACGAAAAAACCGCGGTCGAATGGCTGGTTTCCGAGAAGAAGGTCAAGAGCGGCCTGCCGGTGCGTGATTTCAAGCTGGCGCCGAAATTCGGCGACCTGACGTTCCTGCGCGCGGCGGCCTCCATTGCCCTGGACGCGGTCGGTCTCGGCGCCGTGGCGCGGCAGGTCGAACAGGGCGGCCTCGATCAGGCGGTTGCGCACCTCAGCCTCGACGGCATGCTCGCGCTCTGGCGGCCGGCAACTGCAAATTGA
- the rpsA gene encoding 30S ribosomal protein S1, producing MASTDTYNPSRDDFAAMLDESFAGGNLQESSVIKGIVVAIEKDMAVIDVGLKTEGRVALREFAVPGRENELKVGDEVEVFLDRIENALGEAVLSRDKARREESWGKLEKAFNNNEKVHGVIFNQVKGGFTVDLDGAVAFLPRSQVDIRPIRDVAPLMNNSQPFQILKMDRRRGNIVVSRRTVLEETRAEQRQELVQNLEEGQVIDGVVKNITDYGAFVDLGGIDGLLHVTDIAWRRVNHPTEVLTIGQTVKVKIIKINHETHRISLGMKQLLDDPWQGIEAKYPLNARFTGRVTNITDYGAFVELEPGIEGLIHVSEMSWTKKNMHPGKIVSTSQEVEVQVLEVDSVKRRISLGLKQTMRNPWEVFVEKYPVGATVEGEVKNKTEFGLFLGLDGEVDGMVHLSDLDWKQPGEQVIDNFKKGDMVKAIVLDVDVEKERISLGVKQLEGDPFAEPGDVKKGAVVTCVVLEVKESGIDVQIVDTDFTTFIKRSELARERTDQRAERFAVGEKVDARVIQFDKKARKVQVSIKALEVAEEKEAIEQYGSSNSGATLGDILGTALKQRTDK from the coding sequence ATGGCTTCGACCGATACTTACAATCCTTCACGCGACGATTTCGCCGCGATGCTCGACGAGTCCTTCGCAGGTGGCAACCTGCAGGAAAGCTCCGTCATCAAGGGCATTGTCGTCGCGATCGAAAAGGACATGGCCGTCATTGACGTCGGCCTGAAGACGGAAGGCCGCGTGGCGCTGCGTGAATTCGCCGTGCCCGGCCGCGAAAACGAACTCAAGGTTGGCGACGAGGTCGAAGTGTTTCTCGACCGGATCGAAAATGCGCTCGGCGAAGCCGTGCTGTCGCGCGACAAGGCGCGTCGCGAAGAGAGCTGGGGCAAGCTCGAGAAGGCCTTCAACAACAACGAGAAGGTTCACGGCGTCATCTTCAATCAGGTCAAGGGTGGCTTCACCGTCGATCTGGACGGCGCAGTGGCCTTCCTGCCGCGCTCGCAGGTTGATATCCGCCCGATCCGCGACGTCGCTCCGCTGATGAACAACTCGCAGCCGTTCCAGATCCTCAAGATGGATCGCCGCCGCGGCAACATCGTCGTGTCGCGCCGCACCGTGCTGGAAGAAACCCGCGCCGAGCAGCGTCAGGAACTGGTCCAGAACCTCGAAGAGGGTCAGGTTATTGACGGCGTCGTCAAGAACATCACCGATTACGGTGCGTTCGTGGATCTCGGCGGCATCGACGGCCTGCTGCATGTCACCGACATCGCATGGCGTCGCGTCAACCACCCGACCGAAGTGCTGACCATCGGTCAGACCGTCAAGGTCAAGATCATCAAGATCAACCACGAGACCCACCGTATCTCGCTCGGCATGAAGCAGTTGCTGGACGATCCGTGGCAGGGCATCGAGGCGAAGTACCCGCTGAACGCGCGCTTCACCGGTCGCGTCACCAACATCACGGACTACGGCGCATTCGTCGAACTGGAGCCGGGCATCGAAGGCCTGATCCACGTCTCGGAAATGTCCTGGACCAAGAAGAACATGCACCCCGGCAAGATCGTTTCGACCTCGCAGGAAGTCGAAGTGCAGGTTCTCGAAGTCGATTCCGTCAAGCGCCGCATTTCGCTCGGTCTCAAGCAGACCATGCGCAATCCTTGGGAAGTGTTCGTCGAGAAGTATCCGGTCGGCGCCACTGTCGAAGGCGAAGTCAAGAACAAGACCGAGTTTGGTCTGTTCCTCGGCCTCGACGGCGAAGTGGACGGCATGGTCCATCTCTCCGACCTCGACTGGAAGCAGCCGGGTGAGCAGGTCATCGACAACTTCAAGAAGGGCGACATGGTCAAGGCCATCGTCCTCGATGTGGATGTCGAGAAGGAGCGCATCTCGCTCGGCGTCAAGCAGCTCGAAGGCGATCCCTTCGCCGAGCCGGGCGACGTCAAGAAGGGCGCCGTCGTCACCTGCGTCGTGCTCGAAGTCAAGGAATCCGGCATCGACGTGCAGATCGTCGATACCGACTTCACGACCTTCATCAAGCGTTCGGAACTGGCGCGTGAGCGCACCGATCAGCGCGCAGAGCGTTTCGCCGTCGGCGAAAAGGTCGATGCGCGGGTGATCCAGTTCGACAAGAAGGCCCGCAAGGTCCAGGTCTCGATCAAGGCTCTGGAAGTCGCGGAAGAGAAGGAAGCCATCGAGCAGTACGGGTCTTCGAACTCGGGTGCGACGCTTGGCGACATTCTCGGCACCGCGCTCAAGCAGCGTACCGACAAGTAA
- the cmk gene encoding (d)CMP kinase, which yields MIIAIDGPAASGKGTLGKRLARHYGYRHLDTGVIYRAVAKAMLDAGADLRDEMLAVSAALELDPGNFGDPALRAQSVADAASVVSAIPQVRQVLLNFQRRFAEDPPGAVLDGRDIGTVICPNADVKIFVVADPAVRAHRRTLEAKARGEAADEAAILEDILRRDARDQNRATAPLKPAADAYLLDNSNLDIEGGVRAAIDIVEAVRAGRQRV from the coding sequence ATGATCATCGCCATCGACGGACCGGCCGCTTCCGGAAAAGGCACGCTGGGCAAGCGGCTCGCCAGACATTACGGCTACCGTCATCTCGATACCGGCGTGATCTATCGCGCCGTGGCCAAGGCGATGCTGGACGCCGGCGCCGACCTTCGTGACGAAATGCTGGCGGTTTCGGCCGCTCTGGAGCTCGACCCCGGGAATTTCGGCGATCCGGCGCTCCGGGCGCAGTCGGTGGCCGACGCCGCCTCGGTGGTTTCGGCGATCCCGCAGGTCCGCCAGGTGCTGCTGAACTTCCAGCGCCGTTTCGCCGAGGATCCGCCGGGTGCCGTGCTGGACGGCCGCGACATCGGAACCGTGATCTGCCCGAACGCCGACGTGAAGATTTTTGTGGTCGCCGACCCGGCGGTGCGGGCCCATCGCCGCACCCTGGAAGCGAAAGCACGCGGCGAGGCGGCCGACGAGGCGGCCATTCTGGAGGATATCCTGCGGCGCGACGCACGCGACCAGAACCGCGCCACGGCGCCGTTGAAGCCCGCCGCAGATGCATACTTGCTGGATAACTCCAATTTGGATATAGAAGGCGGCGTCCGGGCCGCCATCGACATTGTCGAGGCCGTCCGAGCGGGCCGGCAGCGGGTTTGA
- the aroA gene encoding 3-phosphoshikimate 1-carboxyvinyltransferase, whose protein sequence is MTHSDARADGPATVPTPLAARKSPALEGRVRVPGDKSISHRALILGALAVGETRISGLLEGEDVLNTAKAMQALGAQVERTGHFAWSVRGVGVAGFAAPRAPLDFGNSGTGCRLVMGAVAGCPIEATFDGDASLRSRPMRRIVDPLELMGARVIASQEGGRLPLTLQGARDPLPILYRTPVASAQIKSAVLLAGLSAPGITTVIEAEASRDHTELMLKHFGAQILSEKDGAHGRRIALTGQPELHGAEVVVPADPSSAAFPIVAALIVPGSDIVLTDVMTNPLRTGLFTTLREMGASIEESEVRGDAGEPMARFRIRASALRGVEVPPERAPSMIDEYLVLAVAAAFAEGTTIMRGLKELRVKESDRLEATAAMLRGNGVKVEVSGDDLIVEGRGHVPGGGVVATHMDHRIAMSALVMGLAADRPVTIDDTAFIATSFPDFIPMMRGLGAEFA, encoded by the coding sequence TTGACCCATTCAGACGCCCGCGCCGACGGCCCCGCAACTGTGCCCACCCCGCTCGCGGCGCGTAAGAGCCCCGCTTTGGAGGGCCGCGTGCGCGTGCCCGGCGATAAGTCGATCTCGCACCGTGCCTTGATTCTGGGCGCGCTGGCCGTCGGCGAAACCCGCATTTCCGGCCTGCTGGAGGGCGAGGACGTTCTCAACACCGCCAAGGCGATGCAGGCGCTCGGTGCGCAGGTGGAGCGCACCGGACATTTCGCCTGGTCGGTGCGCGGTGTCGGCGTCGCCGGCTTCGCCGCGCCGCGGGCGCCGCTGGATTTCGGCAATTCCGGCACCGGCTGCCGGCTGGTGATGGGCGCCGTCGCCGGCTGCCCGATCGAGGCGACCTTTGACGGCGACGCCTCGCTGCGCAGCCGGCCGATGCGGCGCATCGTCGATCCCCTGGAATTGATGGGCGCCCGGGTGATTGCGAGCCAGGAGGGCGGTCGCCTGCCGCTGACCCTGCAGGGCGCGCGCGACCCGCTGCCGATCCTCTACCGCACGCCGGTGGCGTCGGCGCAGATCAAGTCGGCGGTGCTGCTGGCCGGCCTGTCGGCCCCGGGAATCACCACGGTGATCGAGGCCGAGGCCAGCCGCGACCATACCGAGCTGATGCTGAAGCATTTTGGCGCGCAGATCCTCTCCGAAAAGGACGGTGCCCACGGACGCCGGATTGCGCTCACCGGCCAGCCCGAGCTGCACGGCGCAGAGGTGGTGGTGCCGGCCGATCCGTCGTCCGCCGCCTTCCCGATCGTCGCAGCATTGATCGTGCCTGGCTCCGACATCGTGCTGACCGACGTGATGACCAATCCGTTGCGCACCGGACTGTTCACCACTTTGCGCGAAATGGGCGCCTCGATCGAGGAAAGCGAGGTCCGTGGCGATGCCGGCGAGCCGATGGCCCGGTTCCGCATCCGCGCTTCCGCCTTGCGCGGGGTCGAAGTGCCGCCGGAGCGGGCGCCGTCGATGATCGACGAATATCTGGTGCTGGCGGTGGCCGCGGCCTTTGCCGAGGGCACCACCATCATGCGCGGCCTCAAGGAATTACGGGTCAAGGAATCCGACCGGCTGGAGGCCACAGCGGCGATGCTGCGGGGCAATGGCGTCAAGGTGGAGGTCTCCGGCGACGACCTGATCGTCGAGGGTAGGGGCCATGTGCCGGGCGGCGGGGTGGTCGCCACCCATATGGACCACCGCATCGCCATGTCGGCGCTGGTGATGGGACTGGCGGCAGACCGTCCGGTGACCATCGACGACACCGCCTTCATCGCCACGAGCTTTCCCGACTTTATCCCGATGATGCGCGGGCTTGGCGCGGAGTTCGCATAG
- a CDS encoding TIGR02300 family protein, producing the protein MAKSDLGTKRICPTTGKKFYDLGKTPVISPYTGEVVPIAPIPPPRTRADAASRAAAASAAASAAEAPEVADAEEELVPLEEADAEENTGKKAAVLESEDDIDVDETIDDDDDDSTFIADEEEGDEDVTDIIGDVSGDEET; encoded by the coding sequence GTGGCCAAATCCGATCTCGGAACCAAGCGCATTTGCCCCACGACGGGCAAAAAATTCTACGACCTCGGCAAAACCCCGGTGATTTCACCGTATACGGGTGAGGTGGTGCCGATTGCGCCGATTCCGCCGCCGCGGACCCGCGCCGACGCTGCGTCGCGCGCCGCTGCGGCCTCCGCCGCTGCGTCCGCTGCCGAAGCGCCGGAAGTCGCCGATGCTGAAGAGGAATTGGTGCCGCTCGAGGAAGCCGACGCCGAAGAAAATACCGGCAAGAAGGCCGCGGTACTGGAATCCGAAGACGATATCGATGTAGACGAGACCATCGACGACGACGACGATGATTCGACCTTCATTGCCGACGAGGAAGAAGGCGACGAAGACGTCACCGACATCATTGGCGACGTTTCGGGTGACGAAGAGACTTGA
- a CDS encoding GIY-YIG nuclease family protein, whose protein sequence is MKYVYILESLDSEHFYIGIADDLRARLMKHNAGEVPHTSKYRPWRIKTYVAFSDERQAFAFEQYLKSGSGRAFAKKRL, encoded by the coding sequence ATGAAGTACGTCTACATTCTCGAAAGCCTTGATTCTGAGCACTTCTACATCGGCATTGCCGATGATCTTCGCGCACGGCTGATGAAGCATAATGCAGGTGAAGTGCCTCACACGTCGAAATATCGCCCGTGGCGAATCAAGACCTATGTCGCGTTCAGCGACGAACGACAGGCTTTTGCCTTCGAGCAATATCTGAAGTCCGGATCCGGCCGCGCCTTCGCAAAGAAGCGCCTCTAA
- a CDS encoding MarR family winged helix-turn-helix transcriptional regulator codes for MARKSAAYPPLKLDNQICFAVYSTAHAFNRLYKPLLERLELTYPQYLVMLVLWERDDVPVKDIGQRLFLDSGTLTPLLKRLETAGLIRRTRSVDDERQVLIALTPQGHALRDKAKSVPQGVLAASACSVEELVSMKDELVALRDRLTAALEA; via the coding sequence ATGGCAAGGAAGTCCGCGGCGTATCCGCCGCTGAAGCTCGACAACCAGATCTGCTTCGCGGTGTATTCCACCGCGCATGCCTTCAATCGCCTCTACAAGCCGCTGCTCGAGCGGCTTGAGCTGACCTATCCGCAATATCTGGTGATGCTGGTGCTGTGGGAGCGCGATGACGTCCCGGTCAAGGACATCGGCCAGCGGCTGTTCCTCGATTCGGGCACGCTGACGCCGCTGCTGAAGCGGCTCGAGACCGCCGGACTGATTCGCCGTACCCGCAGCGTCGACGACGAGCGCCAGGTGTTGATCGCACTGACGCCGCAAGGCCACGCGCTGCGCGACAAGGCCAAGAGCGTGCCGCAAGGCGTGCTGGCGGCCTCGGCCTGTTCAGTCGAAGAACTGGTGTCGATGAAGGATGAACTGGTGGCGTTGCGGGACAGGCTGACGGCGGCGCTGGAGGCATGA